In one Cryptococcus deuterogattii R265 chromosome 11, complete sequence genomic region, the following are encoded:
- a CDS encoding xylitol dehydrogenase has product MAEFHFLNKTQPPQVTKLNLPENTSCVLLKKRNIVVKPKPMPILQPDGVLVKVVATGICGSDLHNYLAGGVGGRPVTEPIVMGHESSGEVIAVGDLVKTHKVGDRVAIEPGLPCRRCINCKEGKVNICLNMHYCGAPGSVGSLSRYFALPADMAPHIPDHLSWEEAGCIQPLAVGIQVGKRVDLGPHKTVAIFGCGPIGLISAAVAHAYSARKIIAFDNNPQRVEFAKKYISPLTGKPIIDHVFLVKDLPTSSLKDSHASGNGNMTNGQTEALAHALGETGSGAGMGDGEMVDEDHEQTIGDKKWEWAKKIVAGFVQEAGLAAEEGVDRVVEATGAEDCMLMGIAIAKQGGNYLAVGLGHIQTNCFPTLAVTNKEINVMGITRYTASCFPSALDLLSRGVVDVKQLITKTFPLTQSTEAFEAVAAGQDMKVIIKNQEGFDN; this is encoded by the exons ATGGCCGAGTTCCACTTTCTTAACAAGACGCAACCACCTCAGGTCACGAAGCTCAACCTCCCAGAGAACACATCATGTGTCCTtctcaagaagagaaacatTGTAGTCAAGCCTAAGCCCATGCCTATTCTCCAGCCGGACGGCGTTTTGGTCAAAGTTGTTGCTACAG GTATCTGCGGTTCTGATTTGCACAACTACCTTGCCGGAGGAGTCGGGGGTCGACCTGTTACTGAGCCTATTGTGATGGGCCACGAGAGTTCAGGTGAGGTCATTGCTGTTGGTGATCTGGTCAAGACCCACAAAGTCGGAGACCGTGTCGCCA TCGAGCCTGGATTGCCTTGTAGAAGGTGTATCAActgcaaagaaggaaaagtcaACATCTGCTTGA ACATGCACTACTGCGGTGCTCCAGGATCTGTCGGATCTCTCTCCAG GTACTTTGCCCTGCCCGCTGATATGGCACCCCATATTCCTGACCACCTTTcatgggaagaagctggatgTATCCAGCCCCTTGCT GTTGGTATTCAGGTTGGAAAACGAGTCGACCTTGGTCCCCATAAGACCGTCGCCATCTT TGGCTGTGGTCCCATTGGCCTCATCTCAGCTGCTGTAGCTCATGCCTACTCTGCCCGCAAAATCATTGCGTTTGACAACAACCCCCAACGAGTCGAATTTGCCAAAAAGTACATTTCCCCTCTTACGGGTAAACCCATCATCGATCACGTTTTCCTGGTCAAAGATTTGCCCACTTCTTCGCTCAAAGATAGCCATGCCAGTGGTAACGGTAACATGACAAACGGACAAACGGAGGCCCTCGCTCATGCTCTTGGGGAAACTGGGTCCGGTGCTGGGATGGGTGACGGGGAAATGGTTGACGAAGACCATGAGCAGACGATCGGTGACaagaaatgggaatgggccaagaagattgtAGCTGGCTTTGTCCAAGAAGCGGGTTTGGCGGCCGAGGAAGGTGTGGATAGGGTTGTGGAAGCTACTGGGGCGGAAGATTGTATGCTCATGGGTATCGCCATTGCGAAGCAAGGTGGGAATT ATCTCGCGGTCGGCTTGGGTCACATCCAGACCAACTGCTTCCCCACCCTCGCAGTTACCAACAAGGAAATCAACGTCATGGGTATCACCCGATACACGGCCTCCTGCTTCCCCTCTGCCCTCGATCTCCTTTCTCGAGGCGTAGTCGATGTCAAGCAGCTTATTACCAAGACCTTCCCCTTGACGCAGAGTACCGAGGCTTTTGAGGCGGTAGCGGCTGGACAAGATATGAAGGTCATTATCAAGAATCAGGAGGGGTTTGACAATTAA
- a CDS encoding V-type H+-transporting ATPase subunit C, with product MPSDLCYWLISAPLKDGSPDIMLNEVRQEIPSGVFAAKWEIPELKAGTLSSLLTLSDALPKIDSAFTSTTSKLLDQLRSLVDNDNSKIAQHARVNDRPAEEYLMAGGEGFKWDKGRWGEGGKVTEVVEALSKEMAVIEATQREKAQSYNLAKGGLTTLQRKQIGNLSQRSLLDIVKKEHLVEDSEYLETLIVAVPKNLAKDWSNKYERLTSMVVPRSSQQIASDDEYVLQTVTVFKKVRDDFIHKCRENKFIVRDFTWDDSALEKQKRQLADLEIEEKELWTGLLRLTRINFSEAYQILAHLKTVRLFVESVLRYGLPADYAGVIIRPDPKTAAKTLRSITTHYAYLNNSSRDSSARRGKGKGSSALGDDIGGEWASVMEAEYYDIVLFEIPMVIC from the exons ATGCCCTCCGACTTGTGTTACTGGCTTATATCAGCCCCTCTCAAGGATGGTAGCCCCGACATTATGCTTAATGAAGTCAGGCAAGAGATCCCGAGCGGCGTCTTTGCTGCTAAATGGGAGATACCCGAGCTCAAG GCCGGTacactctcttctctcttaaCGCTTTCCGACGCTCTCCCCAAGATCGATTCTGCATTCACAAGCACTACTTCCAAGCTGCTCGACCAGCTCCGTTCATTGGTGGATAATGATAACAGCAAAATCGCACAACATGCGAGGGTAAATGACCGCCCGGCGGAGGAGTACTTGATGgctggaggggaagggtTCAAGTGGgataaaggaagatggggtGAAGGGGGCAAGGTAACGGAAGTTGTTGAGGCGTTAAGTAAG GAAATGGCCGTCATTGAGGCCAcacaaagggaaaaagcgCAATCTTATAACCTTGCCAAAGGCGGCTTGACAACCCTCCAACGAAAGCAAAT TGGTAACCTTTCTCAACGGTCACTACTGGACATTGTAAAGAAGGAGCACCTGGTAGAAGATAGCGAATATCTTGAAACGCTTATCGTCGCTGTTCCAAA GAACCTTGCAAAAGACTGGTCCAATAAGTATGAACGTTTGACAAGCATGGTCGTTCCTCGGAGTTCCCA ACAAATCGCTTCGGATGATGAGTACGTTTTGCAGACTGTTACGGTATTTAAAAAGGTCCGAGACGACTTTATCCACAAATGTCGAGAGAACAA GTTCATTGTTAGAGACTTCACTTGGGACGATTCAGCACttgagaagcaaaagaggCAGCTTGCAGACCTGGAGatcgaggagaaggagctATGG ACGGGACTGTTACGCTTGACAAGAATAAACTTTTCAGAAGCCTATCAAATCCTTGCACACCTCAAGACGGTTCGTCTTTTCGTCGAAAGTGTACTCCGGTACGGTTTACCCGCAGATTATGCCGGTGTCATCATCAGA CCCGATCCCAAGACGGCAGCCAAAACTCTCCGATCCATAACTACCCACTACGCATACCTCAACAACTCTTCTCGCGATTCTTCTGCTCGGAGGGGTAAAGGAAAGGGTTCATCAGCATTGGGAGATGATATCGGTGGAGAGTGGGCGAGTGTGATGGAAGCAGAGTATTACGATATCGTGTTATTTGAAATTCCTATGGTTATTTGCTAA